In Leptospira levettii, the DNA window GTCTGGAAGTTTTTCCGGAATCACTGGTTCTTTTTTTAATTTTTCTGGAATCCTTTTCGTAATGGGGTGGCCCACAAATTTTGCATTCACACCATATTCATTGTAAATTTCTTCTTCAAATCGAAAAAGTGTCAGCATTAATGCGATATGTTCTTTGATAAAAAAGATTCGTTTGAATTTCCATGCCCAAATTTGTGGAGATACATAAAATACGGTTGGAATCCCACGTAATTTTAATTCTTTCGCCAATCGTAAGTTAAAACCTGGATAATCGATTAAGATTGCAAGCTGAGTTGGTCTGTGTGTGGTTTCGTCCAACAAACGATAAAATACTTTTTTTAGATAACTGTATTTTTTAATCGCTTCTGAAAATCCTATCACACTTAAATTTTCCATTTCTTCCAATGACTCAAGGCCATTTTGGATCATTCCTTCTCCACCAATCCCATAAAAATGATAATCAGGTTCGATGAGTTTTAATTCTTGTAAAAGATCAGCACCAATCAGGTCACCAGAATGTTCTCCTGCGATGACTAAAATGTTTTTTTTAGAATTAGATCGATGTGACTTTTTTTTGGCTACCATTGAGAACCTTACTTCCATTTTTACCGAGGACACAAAAGTTTAATTTGTGTTTTGTGGCAAATTCGATTGTTTCTTTCGGATTGACAACAAGAGTTTCACCTTCTCTGATGCACAATGTTTTACATCCACTTTCTAACATCACTTGGAAGGTGTGAATTCCGATGGTAGGTAAATCAAAACGTTCGTCTTGTTTTGCTTTTGGACTTTTGCAAATAACTGCATCACCTTTTTTTTTGGTGTAAAAACCACCACGGCGAATGGTTTCATCAGTTCCTTCCACTGCTTCCACAGCGATAACAGATTCATCACTCACAACAACCATTTGTCCGATATCTAAATCAGCCATTTTTTCTGCGTAGAACATTCCAAATTCAATGTCCTTTAGTTCTTGGGTGCTAAATTTTTTGGGAGTGTAACGTCCTTCTTTAAGGAGGAGGGACTGTAAGTAGATTTTTTGCGATATAACTTTGACTCCCATCGCTTCAAACTCATCGGCGATCGCAAGGAAAATGGGGTAATCATTTCGGTTGATGGTTTTGGCAAGGATAGAGAGTGCCTTCAGATCAAATTTGAGTTTTTGGAAAAGTAAATCCTTCCTCACTTTACCAAGCATGAGGATCCTAGAGATTTTTTCTTTTTGGATGGTTTTTAAGATTTTCCCCACTTGTGTGATGTGGACAGGTATTGTCCTAGACTCGTGTCCACGCGGGGAAAAATCAGATTCAATGAGTCCCAAAAACAATGGATCCTCGCCGCTAGCGAGAGCTTCCATCATTCCAATATGGGGGAGCTCTCCGCCACCAGCGATGATTGCCAATCTACCTTTTGAAGCCAAAGCTGGTCCTTTTATGCGTTACCAGAATCGCTACTAGAAGGTGTGGAAGGAGTACTTTCTTTTTTGTAGTCGGTGACGTAAAATCCTGATCCTTTGAAAATGATCCCCGCACTTGCCGAGATTCTTCTTTCCACAGATCCTTTTTGTCCACAAAGGCATTCCGTCAAAGCATCTTCCTTCATGGATTGTACGTGTTCAAAGTCTTTTCCGCATGTGTTACAGTGGTAGTCGTAAGTTGCCATAGTTTCTCCTCTAATGGATTCCTGTTCTCACTTCAAATAATAAGACATGGTCTCTGTTTGGTTTGGTCGCAAGCGGTAGGCAAATCTCCCAAGAATACTTGCCAGCTTCGAGCATTGCTTCCGAGAGAGGATAAGATCGAATGGATTGGATGAGGCCTGTATTCCTCCTCCAGAGGCTTGCGTTCCATTTGTCACCTTGCCTGTTTTCTATATGTAAGGACAGATTTTCTCTCCTTTTGGCACCGTCGAGGACATAACGGTTTTTATTGACCCAAATGGAAGTTTGGTCGAGAGAGATTGAGTATGCTAAATGTTCCAAGTGGTTGTATTGGACGTGAATTTCGATAAAGGGAATGGGAGTCTCTGAATCGGTAGGCATAAATGAAAATTCAAAATAGTTTTTGTTCCCGGAAAGTTTTTTGCAGATCCGCTCTGCACTTGGGTTTTTTGTGTCCGATCCATAAATGGGGAATCCTGTTTCTCCATACACTCGGATGGATTCCCTAGGAATGTAATTTCCGAAAAATGTTTGTGGGATTTTTTTCCCGTCCCATCCTTCAAAATCAATCCGAATCTCATTGTCTACGGCTTTGAAACGTTTTTCGAATTCTCTAGTGAGAGTTTCATCCGCTAAGGTTTCCTTTAAAAACCCTGAAAAAACCCATGCTGTTTTTTGTGTGTTTGGAAAATAACACCGTTTCCAATGCCCTTCATTTCCGCCGATGGTTTCTTCTGCCCCATCCTCTTCCAAACAAATTGTGGGTTCAGGTTCACTTACTTTTCCCACTTCACTATTTTCCCTTCCAGGTCCACTACGAAGGTTTACATTTTTACCTCGTATTGTCGCTGTTTGGTGGTAAAGATTGGTTCCTGAAATTTGTGATAAAAAATGTAAGGTTTGTAACAGAAATCCTGTTTCGATTTCTCCAATGGGTTCAAAAGGAAAGGTAAGTAAATGTGATAAAGCATCACTAAAACTTTCTTCCATTCCTCTTGGATCTTCTAAAATCAATAAGAGTAAAAAATGTGTGACTTCTGACTTGGGAATGGGTTTGATAATGGAATTGATTTTTGTGATGAGAGCCCTTTTGTAACCAGTTCCATGTTTTTTCAGATGCGAAAAGTATGGATCCTCAATATGGTAATACGTCCCTCTTGTGGTGTCCCATTCAAAGAGTTTTGTATCATTTCTTTTTTGGAAAAACTGTAAGAGTTCTTTTTGGTTGTCTTTCCCATTGATTTGTTTTTCCAATTGGGATAATGATTGGGATAAAATTGTTAATTCTAACTCACTTGTCGGAATTTCGGATTCCTTATATAGTTTTAGAACCTTTAGATAAGAACCAGATTGGTACAAATCGTACGCTTTATCATCTCTTTCTCGGAAATCAACAAAGGTATAAGTAAAAAGGATAACGAGTAAAAAAAGTAAACCAATAACAAAGAAAACACGGGAGCGAATCAAATGTTACCTCCCGTTTTTCTCTTAAAGATTTTCAGGGAGGAGTTTGGCTCGGTCCACTCCGTATTCTTCAAATAATGCATTTTTTGCCACATAGTATCTGTGTAAATTGATGTTATAGTCAACTTTCGCTCTTACGAGTGATAACTGGTCTTGTACCAATGTGTCCAGTGCATTTTTTACCGCAAGTGCATTGAACCTTCCTTGTTGGAAGGAACGTAAAACACCATTATAGTATTTTTTAGATTCCTCTTCCGTACGTTTTGCATTTTCCATCACACGAAATGAGGCTTTTAGGATATCAATTCTCGTTTTGACGTCATCCGAAACGGCTTTGACTAGATCAGCTTCCTCTAACGAAACCTGTCTTTTTTGGATTTCCGCATCACGGATTCCCACTTTGACCCCTTTGTCCATGATTGGATAACTTAGGTCAAGAGACCCTTGCATCACTGGGTATTGGTAGGAAAAAACACCATGTCGGTTGTCTGAGTAATTATTCTGAGGGCTAATGGTATTTTGAGCTTGGTATCCATAGGTTCCCGCTGCCTTTAGGGAAGGTAAGGCTTCGTTTTTTGCCATCTTCATGGCAAGTTCTGCGTTTTCTTTTTTCCTTTGGATGGCGCGGAAATCCGCTCTGTGTTTGTATGCGTAGTCGATATCAGATTGGTAGTCCAATTTGTCCGGTAAGGTTTCTGAAAGCGGAGTTGTTTTTTGGAAAACAGTGTCCTCAGGGAGGTTCAAAGAACGAATCAGCTTTCGTCTGGCTTCTTCTTTTTCGGCACTTGCTTGTGCCATTTGGCCTTCCACTTGGGAAAGTAGGGCATTCCATTGGTTTACTTCGAAACTTTCCGAAAGTCCAAGCCCTTGTTTACGAATTGTGAGATCTCTTACATTTTTTGTATTCTTTAACAATTGTTCGAATGTTTGGTATCCCGATTCTTTGACGGAGTAATTCCAATAATCGACAAGTGTGGATACCACTTTGGAAGCAACTTGGTCTTCCATTTGCTCCCGCATAATCTCTGT includes these proteins:
- a CDS encoding LpxI family protein, with the protein product MASKGRLAIIAGGGELPHIGMMEALASGEDPLFLGLIESDFSPRGHESRTIPVHITQVGKILKTIQKEKISRILMLGKVRKDLLFQKLKFDLKALSILAKTINRNDYPIFLAIADEFEAMGVKVISQKIYLQSLLLKEGRYTPKKFSTQELKDIEFGMFYAEKMADLDIGQMVVVSDESVIAVEAVEGTDETIRRGGFYTKKKGDAVICKSPKAKQDERFDLPTIGIHTFQVMLESGCKTLCIREGETLVVNPKETIEFATKHKLNFCVLGKNGSKVLNGSQKKVTSI
- a CDS encoding FmdB family zinc ribbon protein; translation: MATYDYHCNTCGKDFEHVQSMKEDALTECLCGQKGSVERRISASAGIIFKGSGFYVTDYKKESTPSTPSSSDSGNA
- a CDS encoding TolC family protein: MEQRSWVSSALVLFISFGLLAAESDDKGFTLSLKDAVRYAIENNREVLQARLELAKADTNLMKFEAKYSWRAISKAEIDQKKFPFNQNNIFTGTKTQTNTYSAGIEKLFTTGTYFKLEARSQRFDSNAFENPNQTPAGFTALGLPPLYTDSLSVTIAQDLLKNAFGANERNMEKILENQTEIMREQMEDQVASKVVSTLVDYWNYSVKESGYQTFEQLLKNTKNVRDLTIRKQGLGLSESFEVNQWNALLSQVEGQMAQASAEKEEARRKLIRSLNLPEDTVFQKTTPLSETLPDKLDYQSDIDYAYKHRADFRAIQRKKENAELAMKMAKNEALPSLKAAGTYGYQAQNTISPQNNYSDNRHGVFSYQYPVMQGSLDLSYPIMDKGVKVGIRDAEIQKRQVSLEEADLVKAVSDDVKTRIDILKASFRVMENAKRTEEESKKYYNGVLRSFQQGRFNALAVKNALDTLVQDQLSLVRAKVDYNINLHRYYVAKNALFEEYGVDRAKLLPENL